The Fontisubflavum oceani genomic interval TTTCGAGGCCGACACCTTCTTCCGGTTCCGCGATGCCTGCGTGAAGGCGGGCATCGACGCGCCGATCATCCCCGGCATCCTGCCGATCAACAACTGGACCCGTATCCGCCGCTTTGCCACCGCCTGTGGCGCCGTGATCCCGGCTTGGTTGGACGAGGCCTACACCGCCGCAATCCGCGATGGGCGCGAGTCCCTGCTCTCGACGGCGGTCTGTAGTGAGCTTTGCTCCGACCTGATTGAGGGCGGGGTCACCGATCTGCATTTCTACACATTGAACACCCCGGAACTGACACGGGAGGTCTGCGCCGCCCTGGGCGTGACCCCGAAACTGGCCCTGGCCGAAGTGGCTTGAGCCCGGAGATAGGTTACAAAATTCCCGTATTTCGCGACTTTTCGTAACCTATCTCCGTTCTTTTTCCGACGCTGCGTCACCTTTTCCACCGCTTGCGGAACCCCCGCGCCCGCGCTTGGGTACCGATCAGACGGATAGGAGGACGATATGGCAAACCGGGTCTACGCAAAGTCGATGGATGAGCTTCTTGATCAGGAGGCGCTTTTGTCGATGTCGGGCCTGGATTTCATGGAGGGCATAAGGGATGGCCGTTTGCCCGCGCCGCCGATCTCCCAAGGGCTGAACTACGCGCTCGACACTGTCGAAGACGGGCGTGTGGTGTTTCGCGGCGCCCCGAGCTTTGATCACACAAACCCGATGGGGACGGTGCATGGCGGCTGGTACGGGACGCTTCTCGACAGTTGCATGGCCTGCGCGGTGATGACGAAAGTCCCCAAGGGTTCGATCTATACCACCTTGGAATATAAGATAAATATCACCCGTTCGATCCCCGTCGGCATGGAGATCGTCGCCGACGGTATCGTCAGTCATGCGGGGCGGTCCACCGGCGTGGCAGAAGGCACCATTCGCGGCGTTCAGGATGGCAAGCTTTATGCCACCGGCTCAACCACCTGCATCATCATGAAGATGACTGATGGAGCATAACGGCTGTTGAATTGACTTAATGATACCTTTCGGGCAAGCCCGAGGCTTCTTGCAACACTGATCTCGGAGATGGTTATGATCAGCCCGGTCCTTCCCAGCTATTCCCGCGCGCCGCTGTCCTTTGTCAAAGGCGACGGCGCTTGGTTGGTGGAAGCCGATGGCCGACGTTTCCTGGATTTCGCCAGCGGGATCGCGGTGATGGCACTTGGGCACGGGCATCCGGCCCTGGTCAACACGCTGAAATCACAGGCGGAAAAGCTCTGGCACACGTCCAATCTCTATACCGTGCCTGAACAGCAGGAGCTGGCCGAGAAACTGGTCGAACACAGTTTCGCCGACACGATGTTCTTCTGCAACTCCGGCACGGAGGCGGGAGAGCTTGCGGTGAAAATGGCCCGGAAATACTGGCATGAGAAAGGTCAGCCGGACCGGACCACGATCATCACCTTCGAGGGGGCGTTTCATGGCCGGTCCATGGGCATGATCTCCGCCGCCGGGGCCGAAAAACTGACCGCAGGGTTTGGGCCGCTTCTGCCGGGTTTCATCCACTTGCCATTTGGCGATCACGACGCACTGCGCGAAGCGGCGGCGCGCCCGGATGTGGGCGCAATTATGTTGGAGCCGATCCAGGGCGAAAGCGGCATCCGCCCGGTGCCGGATCAATGCCTGAAGGGCTTGCGTGACTTGTGTGACGAACACGGGCTGTTGCTGATTTTCGATGAAATTCAATGCGGTATGGGCCGGACGGGCAAACTCTTTGCGCATGAATGGGCTGGCATCAGCCCGGATATCATGATGGTGGCCAAAGGCATCGGCGGCGGCTTCCCGATCGGTGCACTGCTGGCCACGGAGGAAGCCGCGATTGGCATGACGCCCGGCACCCATGGCTCCACCTATGGCGGCAACCCGCTTGGCTGCGCGGTGGCCGCGACCGTGATGGATGTGATCACCGAAGACGGCTTTCTTGAGGATGTCAGCCGCCGGGCGGGCCTCTTGCGGCAAAAGGCCGAAGGGTTGGTCGCCTCACACCCTGAGGTGTTTGAAGAGGTGCGCGGCGCGGGCTTTATGCTTGGCCTGGTTTGCAAACTGCCCAATCTCGACGTGATCAATGCCGCGTTTGAGCAAGAGATGCTGACGGTTCCGGCAGGCGACAATGTGGTGCGGCTGTTGCCCTCTCTCACGCTGAGCGAGGCGGAGATTGCCGAGGGGATCGACCGGCTTGATCGGGCGGCAACCGCGCTGAAGGCGCAGACCCATGATGCTGCCGAATAGCGCCTATCGCTTCGTCAAGCTGACCCGGGACCATTACCCGTTGATCGAGAGCTGGCTTGACCAACCTCATATTGGCGGCTGGTGGGGCAATTCCGCTGTGGAAATCGCGCTGATGGAAGAAGATTTTGATCGCGGCCCCACGGATATGCGGATCGTGGAACTCGAGGGCCGCCCCTTTGCCTTTGTGCAGGACTATCCGGCGCATCACTGGCCCGCGCCGCATTTCGCCGACCTGCCAGCGGACACGCGCGCGATGGACACGTTTTTGGGGGATCCCGATTTCCTCGGCAAAGGCCATGCGCAGGCCTATATCCGCCAACGCGCCATTGAGTTGATGGATCAAGGCGCCTCCACCATCGCCATTGATCCGGACCCGGCCAATACCCGCGCCATTGCCACCTACACCGCCGCCGGTTTCGCCCCGCTGGAAGAACGCGAGTGTGGCGATGGCGACCGTGTGCTCGTGATGCTGTTTCAACGGCAGATGGCCGAAACACCCGATATCGCCCAGCCGTCTTCTGGCTAGACACATCCCCGGCTAGCATGAGGTGGAGGGCCGCCCATCACGCCCGACAGATACGATAAGTGACCGACATGACACATTTTCTCGACATCAACAAAACCGCGCCTTCCGATTTGAGGCAGATGATTGATACGGCCCGTGCCATGAAAGACGCCCGCGCCGGGCGGCCCAAAGGCATGGCCGATGATGCGCAGCCGCTGGCCGGTCATATGGTGGCGTTGATTTTCGAAAAGCCCTCAACCCGAACCCGGGTCAGCTTCGATGTTGGCGTGCGGCAGATGGGTGGGCAGACCATGGTCCTCTCGGGCACCGATCTGCAGCTTGGCCATGGCGAGACCATCGCGGACACCGCCAAAGTGCTTAGCCGCTATGTCGATCTGATCATGATCCGGACCTTTGAAGAGGATGTGCTGCTGGAATTGGCCGATCACGCGACGGTGCCGGTGATCAACGGGCTGACCAACCGGTCGCATCCGTGTCAGATCATGGCCGATGTAATGACCTATGAGGAACATCGCGGGCCGATCAAAGGCAAGAAAGTTGTCTGGACCGGCGATGGCAATAATGTCTGCGCCAGCTTTCTGCATGCGGCGGGGCAGTTTGGCTTCGATATGACCTTCACCGGGCCGGAGACGCTCGACCCCGAACGGGTGTTTATCGAAGAAGCCCGCGCCAAGGGGGTTAATGTCGAGATCATCCGCGACCCCGCCCGGGCGGTGGAAGGCGCGGACCTGGTGGTCACCGACACATGGGTTTCGATGCATGACAGCCAGTCGACAAAAGAACGGCGTCACAACCAGTTGCGCGGCTATCAAGTCAATGAAGAGTTGATGCGCCACGCCCAGGATGACGCGCTGTTCATGCATTGCCTGCCCGCCCATCGGGAGGAAGAAGCGACCAGCGCGGTGATGGACGGGCCGCATTCGGTCATTTTCGATGAGGCCGAAAACCGGTTACATGCGCAGAAGGCCGTTTTGCGTTGGTGTCTGGGCGTGTGAGCCGCCGCCCGCCGCCCTCCAGCAATATCGCGCAGAACCCTGCGCTCGCAGTCCTGTTCATTTTGGCCGCGACGGTTTTCATCGCCGCCACCACGCTTTTGGCGAAAGCGCTTGGCACCGACGCGCTCGGGCCGGCGCTGCATCCGTTGCAGGTCAGCCATGGGCGGTTTCTGTTTGCCTGGATCGCGATTGTCGCCACCGTCGCGGCGCTGCGCCCGCGTCTGACGTGGCCAGATTGGTCGAACCATATCGCCCGCACGGTTTGCGGTTGGGGCGGGGTGACGTTGATGTTCGCGGCAGCCGCGCTCATTCCGCTCAGCGATGCCACCGCAATCAGCTTTCTGAACCCGGTTTTCGGCATGATCCTGGCGATCCCACTTTTGGGAGAACGGGTCGGCCCTTGGCGCTGGCTGGCCGCCGCTATTGCCTTTGCGGGCGCGCTTCTGCTGATCCGACCTGGGGCGGAAGCGATCCAACTGGGCGCAGTTCTGGCGCTTGGAGCTGCGATGCTGATGGGGTTGGAACTGATCTTCATCAAGCGGCTTGCCGGGCGTGAGCGCCCGCTTCAGGTGCTGTTTGTCAACAACTCCCTTGGCCTGGTGATCGCGAGCCTGGCGGTGATCGCCGTCTGGCACCCGCCGACGCCTGCGCAATGGGCGGGGCTGGCCGGGCTTGGGGTTGCCATGGCCTGCGCGCAGTTCTGTTTCGTCAATGGCATGGCGCGGGCGGATGCGAGTTTCGTCACGCCCTTCACCTATATGACGCTCGTCCTCGCGGCGCTCTACGACCTCGTCATTTTCGACGTGATGCCAGACGCGATCAGCATCGGCGGCGCGGCGATCATCGTCACCGGCGCAGCGCTTCTGGCCTGGCGTGAGGCTGTCCACCGACGGTAAGGCCTCAGGCAAATCTCGTGCTATCTTCGGTCGCGCTCTGCGCCGCATGAAACGCGGCAAGCTGCGTCTCAACCCGCTTTAGGCTGCCGGGCCGGTAAGGTTTGAACCCCGTCGCCTTCGCTTCCTTAGACCACCGTTGATAGACCGCCGGATGCAGCTCCTCCATCCGCTCCGGCCCCTCCCGATCTTCCAACCGCATCCGCATGATCCGCTCAACGAGGCTTTGACGCCGCTCGGAATGATTATGCAGCGGCCCCATTGGGTTTTCTTTCCGCGCGATCGCGGCAAGAGCCTTCGGATCAAGCGCCAACCCTGCTTCTGCCGCCCCTTCTGCGATCCAACGCAGCGTGATGCTCGACAAGTCAAGAATGTCGCCACCCCCGCCGACCGAGCCGTGATCGCCTGCAAAGAACCGCTCCTGATACGGCGCATCATCCGTCATCGGCCCGCCGTTTAGCCGCTCCAAATTGTCCCATCGGGTTGGGCAGAACGACGGGCGGCGTTCATCCAACGCGATTGCATGGCGGGCCATGCGGACAAGCCGGGTCAAATCCGCGTCATGGAAGCGGAACTTGTCGCGATTGAGCACTGGGGCCAGCGCGAGATGTTTGGGCACCCCCAAAGCGCCGACAGTGTCCCAAACGCCGAGATAGGCCAGCCGCAGAAGCGGTGCCTCGGGCATACCGGCGTCGCGCCGATGTGCCGTCTCGGCTGCGCTTGTCACCACCCGCAAGGACGCGTTGGACCGAAAATCGAAACTTTCCGGCGTCGAGGGGTGCGTGGTCGGGTCCCCCTTGCGCCGATAGCGTTCGACCGCCTCCGGTATCTTGTGAAGCCGATCGCGATCAACAATGCCAGTGCATCGGATAAACCCGGCAAGCGACCGTGCGGTATAGGCGCCGCGGGAGAAGCCGAAAATGAAGATTTCATCGCCAGGTTCATAAAGGAACACGAGATGGCGATAGGCCTCAATGATATTGGCCATCAGGCCCCAACCAAAGGCCCCGCCAAGCACCTTATCCGCCCACCGAGACAACCGGGTGACGCCTTGCCCGGTCCCGACACCCTGAATATAGATCGGCACCTGAACCACCCCGTCAGGTCCAAGCGGGGCCATTGCCGCGGCCAGCCGCACCACATTGGTTGGGGTCTGACTGTCCGACCTGTTCCAGGTCCCGTCGCAGAACACGGCGATCCGTTTCATGGCTATCCCTCCGTTCGGCGGTGCGCCGTTGAGGACAAGATAGCCTGTTTACACCAGAAAATCGGCAGGAAATCCCGCACCCCTCATGGGAGGGCAAAGGCGGCCTCGCCCGCCTCGGCCAAAAGCGGTCCAATCTCGTCAAGCGCGCCAGAGTTGACCGCAACAAAAACCGCCCGCCCGGCTTCAAAATCAAGACCCATGACAGCGAGCCAGAAGGTGTTGGAGCCATCATGCGCCAGACGCCCCGAGGTCATGCGGCTCCATCCCATGGCATAATCCGTGCCGTCTGGTGGGGTCTGCAAGACGTGCCAACTCTCCGCACTGAGATAGCGGCCATCCCGCATCAAATGCGCCCGGAGATAGGTCAGCATATCCTCAGCATTCATATGCACCGTGCCCGCCGGACCGAAGACCGGCGGGTTGTCGGGGCCGGTCACCGGATCGGCGGCCCTTAGACGGCCCCAAAGCCCAGCGCGGTGACCCCAAGGCTGGTTCTCCGAGGTGAGGTAACCCGGCGGGCCAAATCCGGGGCTGTTCAGGCCAAGCGGTTGAAACAGTTCCGCCGCGATCAACGCTTCCCAAGATGTCTCCGCGGATACGGCCAGCATCTGACCCGCCAGCATGTAGCCCATATTGGAGTAGAGGAAATCGCCTGGGTTCCCGGCCAGGGGCCAGCTCACCACATCGTCGGCCAAGGCCTGCCGGTCGGTGTGATGGCTCTCGGCCGACCAATCGCGCGGCAGATTTATCATCCGCCACATACCCGGATTGGCCGCGATGCCCGCCCGATGGGTTAGGAGCACCTCCAATGTGGCGCCCGCGCCGGGTGCGTCGGGCCGGCCCAGAACCACACCAGCGGTATCGTCCCAAGCGATCACGCCGCGTTCGACCAAGCGGGCCGCAACAGTCGCGGTCATGGATTTGGTGAGCGAACCCAAATGCCAAAGATCATCCCGCTCAATCAGGTCGTCCCGACCGGTGATCCGAACACCGGCCACGGCCCAATCCAACCGGTCGGCCTCCACCAGGCCCACAACGGCGCCCGGGATCAGAGCATCGGCCGCCAGCCCGTCGGCCAAGCTTTGCAGATCGTCGGCAAGGGTCGCGCTTGTCATCATGCTTCCCATCACCAGACTTGCCAAAGCCGCTTTCATGATTTCAGCCGATATCCCGTCTTGAACCACCGCCAGCCCAACGCAATCACCGCCAGACTCGCGCCCGAGGCCACGGCCAAACCCAGCCAGGGCGAGCTGTCCGAGGTGCCCAGGACCCCATATCGGACCCCGTCGATCAGATAGAACACCGGGTTCCAATGGGTCAGCGTGTTGAGCCAACCGGGCAATGCCTCAATCGAATAAAAGGTGCCGGAGAGGAAACTCAAGGGCACGACGATGAAGTTGGTGATCGCGGCGATCTGGTCGAATTTCTGCGCAATGATGCCCGCGACGATGCCGACCCCGCCGAGGAAGATGCCGCCCAGGACAACGAAGGTGAACGCCCAAAGCGGATGCGCGACGCTCAGCCCGATGATCGGGAACATCACCAGGGTCACGGCCAGCGCCACCAAGACACCGCGCACAACGCCGCCGATGATATAGCCCACGACCAGTTCCAGAGGGCTAAGCGGCGGCATCAATGTGTCGACGATATTGCCCTGAACCTTGCCGATCACGATTGAGGACGAGGTGTTGGCGAATGCATTCTGGATCACCGTCATCATCAAGATACCCGGCGCGATGAAATGCAGGAAGCTGACACCCATCACATCGCCGCGCTGCCCACCAATCGCCAGGCTGAAGATCAGGATAAAGAGCCCGGCGGTGACCAGCGGCGCCAGAAGCGTTTGCGTCCAGACCACCACAAACCGCATCACCTCGCGCATCGCCAATGTGTAGAGGCCAAGCCAATTGACCCGGCCGAAACGGCGCACGCCCATGCCGGTTTGCATCGCTTTGGGTGGGCTGTCCATCATTCCGCGTTTCCCCGCCTTGTGTCCGCCCGCAAGGGCACGATAGGATAGGGCTTCCAATTCGCTGGTCCCGGGCCCATATGCAAGGGCCGTGGCGCACCGAGCCATGTGCAAAAACGAGCAGGAGGGGCAAGGATGTCCTGGACCGACGAGCGCGTCGAGATACTCAAGAAGATGTGGGGCGAGGGCCAGTCGGCCTCGCAGATTGCCAAGGAATTGGGCGGCGTGACCCGCAATGCAGTGATCGGCAAGGTGCATCGCTTGGGCCTGTCGAACCGGACCACCAGTGGTGCTGCGAAACCCGCCCCCGCGAAGGAGGCCGCAAAACCGGCGGCCAAGGCCGAACCGGCCGCGCCGAAGCCTGCGCCCAAACCCGCCGCGACCACGGCCGAACCCGCCTCACGCCCCTCGAACGTGACCCCGCTTCGCAAACCGATTGTGCCCGCGGGGCAGCCGCTGCCGCCGCAGCCTTCGGCCAATGAGATCAGCCCGGAGGCCTTGGCCAAGGTCAATGAAGTTGAAAAGCATGCCAAGCGCATCAGCCTGATGGAACTGACCGAGCGGACCTGCAAATGGCCCATCGGCGACCCGGCGACCGATGATTTCTATTTCTGCGGCCTGCCGGTGCAGCAGGGCAAACCCTATTGCGAGGCGCATGTGGGCGTAGCGTTTCAGCCGATGTCGTCGCGCCGCGACCGGCGCCGTTGAACACCCGGCCAGCTCCTCTAAAAGAGAGCTGGCCAAACCCCTCCAAGACTGAACACCGCGACGTCCAAACGAGTTAAACCGGAACAATTCGGCTCGCGACAAACCGGGCGGCAATTGCATAGCCCCAAATTGCACCCTAGCCTCGCCAAAGTAAGCGGGGCTTTTCTTTTGATCACATTCGACATCTTCCAATTTCTGTTTGGCGGCGTGAATTGGCTGTTCTCCGGCCCTTTTCTGCTTTGGCTTCTGTTGAGTTTCGCCACGCCCTACGGACGCATTTGGAAAAACGAAGCCGACCGGAAACGCATCGTCGGATTCCTAGCGCAAGATCGTGGCAAGACACGCTATGCCCGAGTCATGCGCCGCAGTCTTGACTGGATCGACGCGCGGCTTTCGGCGCCGGAACAGGCCGCCGAGTTGCCGGCCTGGCGCGTAGCCTGGAGCCAGACCCTGCTAATGGTTGTATCGGGACTGGCCGTCTTTTACCCGCTGGCCGCATTGGTCGTGCAATGGCTGACTGCTGGGCCGATTACTTTTGGCACGATCGAGGTGTTCGCCGCAGGAACGCAATGGGATCGCGGGGTCATCGCTGCAATACACTTGGCGGCCGTGACCCTTTGTATCATCGGTGGCGTGATAAAATCGCGGCTGCGCTTTGCATTGTTTCTTGCCGCAGCCTTGATTTTGTATCTGCCGCTTTTGGCCCCCGAGGCCTTGAGGCTCAGCGCCGAGAACACCGTCGCCGTGGTATTAGTAGCAACATTCGCAGTCGCACTCTCGGGCGCAGTCACAGTCGCAGTCGCACTCACAGCCACATTCGCATTCGCATTCGCAGTCGCATTCACCGTCGCACTCTCAGTCGCATTCTCAGTCGCAGTCGCATTCGCAGGCGCATTCGCATTCGCAGGCGCATTCGCATTCGCAGGCGCATTCGCAGTCGCAGGCGCAGGCGCAGTCGCAGGCGCAGTCGCGGTCACGGACCTCGAACGGCGGCGGGGCCCAACACCTGTGTTCCGGTTGCTGTTTTCATGCGCGCTTTTGGCTTTTCTGAGTGTCGCAATTGGCCTCGGCTTTCCCCGCAATGGGGCGGCGTTCGCCGCCCAGGCCTATGTCATCCTGTTCTTTGGCGCATTCCCACTTCTGAACCTTCTGGCCGATTTTGCATCTATCGGGTTGACCCGGCATTTGCTGCGGCGCGGGGTTGAGGCCTGGGCGCCGGGACGCGCGCTCTGGGACCTGCTCGGCGGCATGGCTATCTTTGCGCTTCTGGGTATGGCGATGATTTCCTGGGTGCATTTCGTGCGCTTCCCCGATGGTCAGGCGCTGTTCGACCTGCCGGGATTTTTCGACGATATGGCGCACGGCCAGGGCAGCTATGGGTGGTTGGGTTTCATGCTCCTGACAACGCTTTTGCCGACGTTGCTGCACCTCGCCATCGGGGTACTGACGCTTGGACTGTCGTACCCGGCATGGGTGCGCGCGCCGATTGCCCACCTATTGGCGGAAGGCGAACACAGCGACACCGCCGGCTGGTTGGGCAGCCTGCTCTTTTGCGCGTTGATCACGCTGTCGGTCTGGGTGGTTGTGGTGCTGGTCACTCTGGGCCTGCGGCTTGATCAAGGCTGGATGCTAGACCAGATTGTGAACGGCTTTGCCGCCTATGCCCAGTTGATTGGCGCGATATGAGACATTTGTTGAAGATGCGTACGCGCCGTGCCGGTTTGTGAGGCACAGGATCAGCGGCAATCCCGCCTGATCTCACGGTCCAACAGACCGGTTTCGACCAACATGCAACGGTTGCGCGCCTCGTAGTAATAACCGCGCGCATACCAGCCGACCGCCGTGTCGTAATCGCCATCCGAGAGCAGCCAAGCGCCACGCAGGTAGCGCACGGCGTAGCGCAGATTGGTTTCCGCATCGAGCAGTTCGGAGGCCGGACCGCGATGCCCCATGGTGCGCGCGGTCTGCGGCAGGATTTGCATCATCCCGTAATAGGGGCCGTTCCGCGCGGCCGGTCGATAGTCGCTTTCGCGCTGGATGACGCGGTGAACCAAGGCCGCCGGCACGTCGTTGCGGGCCGCGTATTCATTGACCAAGGCTCGGATTTCCGGGGTCTCATTGGGGTAAAGCGGCGGTTCCTGCCCGGTGATAGTGGCCGGGCCACGGCCACAGGTGGCAACGAGAGACAGAAGCGCGAGGATCAGGATAACACGGGTCATGCCCCGCGCCTTAGCCGAGTGCCATCGTTCTGGCCAGAAACAATCTTGTGGGGCGGCGGCGGCCCGCCGATCAATCGAAGAGACGGCGCAATTGCTCTTCCGCCTGTTCGCGCAGCCGTTGCTCCAAGGCGTCCTCAACCTCCTCCTGGCTTTGACCCTCTTGGATGTCGAGGCCCAACGCGTCGCTGGCCTGATCACGGATGCTTTGCTCCAACCGCTCTTGTTCCTCTGCCAGACGCGCACGGGCCTCGGCTTCCAGGCGTTCGCGCTCTTCGGCCAGTTCCTGTTCGGCGATAAACGCCAGATCGGGGCGGAAGCTGAGATCGGCCCAGGGCCCGGTGATCAGAAGCGGCACGGAAATCCCACCACTGCCATCGGCCCCCTGCATCACCCCGGGGATGACACGGTAATTGAGGGTCTGTGCGCCGATATCGGCCTCCCCAGCCCCAGTGACCTGCCCCCAGGGTGCCGCCAGCACCAGGTCGTCGTTCTGGAGTACGCCCGAGGTGATCGCAAAGCTGGCATTGAGGCTGTCGAACACCGTCCGTTGCCCCTCGCCCTGGAAGGAGGGGTCGAAGTTGCGGATCATACCCGCCAAATCGAAGCCCAGGATTGCGCCTTGGCCAAATTGCACTTGGCCGGCGCCCTCGAGGCTTTGCATCAAGCTGGCGACATCATTGCCAACGCCGAGGACATTGATTGCCAGATCGCCACGCCCCTCGAGCCGGTCATATCCCGCCAATTCTTCCATCAACGGGCGCAGCGACACATCGCGAAACGCCAGATCGGCGCGCGTCGAGAGGCCGCCGCGGCCATTGACCACAACCGTCCCGCTCATCGCGCCGTCATAGGCGCCGACCCGGCGAAACTCCAAGACCAGTCGGCCTTGGTCGAGCCGGGCGAGAAGATCAACGCCATCCAAATTGGCCAGGCCCAGATCGAGGCGCGCAAGTGCCAGTGTGATCTCGGCATCCAGGGCAAAGAGCCCGCTCACATCAATCGGGTCACGGGGCCAGCCGCCGGTTGTAGCGCCGTCGCTGGACCCGCCCTCTGTTTGCTCGCCTTGCGCACCACCGGTCAGTGCACTCAGATTCCACTCCTCCCCCTGGATTGCCCCGCGCAAGCTGGGGCGATCCTCACCGGGAAGGAGATCGAGATTGGCGGTCAGCACATGATCATCGAGTGTGAGGCGGCCTTGCCGGAGATGCATCGAGCCCTCGCTGGCCAGGGTCACATCACCCGCCACGGCAATTCGATCCCGACCGAGGCCATACGGCAAATCCGGTGCTGGCTGGCCGATCACCGCCAGAAGCGGCCCGAGATCCTGCGCCTCGAAATTCAGTTGCCCGTCCATTGCCGGGCTGAGCCCTGCGCGCCCGTCAAACGCGGCGCTGCCGCCGTCCCACTCCAAAGAGAGCGTCAACGGGCGCACCTCGCCCTCCAAAAGCGCGGCAATGCCATCAATGCTGGCCTCAAACGCAATCTCGCTGCCATTGACCACACTGCTGGCCTCGAGGCTGCCCCGGCCACCGGCCTCGGGCAGGCGCAGAGTAAGGTCCAAGTCTTCTGCGCGCAGGTCTTGGCCGCTGGCTTGGTCAAGATAGCGCAGATTGGCGTTCCGGATTTCGGCGGCGTCAAAACCGAGCGTGCTGAGGAGTCCGCCGCCGCTCGATGCCTCCCCCGAAGTGGGGTCCGTGGGGGTCGTCTCGGTCACGCCGTCTTCGCCGAAATCCCAGTTCGCCCGGCCATCTGCAGCACGGATAAGAGTGATCTCGGGGGCGTCGAGCACGGCCTCTTCAAGGCGGATTTCCCCGGACAGGAGCGCAGACCAACTGACCCCCACTGTCACCGACTCCGCTGAGAGTAAGCTGCCCTCGTCAAGCCAGTCCGGGTTGCCGATCTCCAAGCCTTCCACCCGCGCGCCCAAATGCGGGATCAACGTAGGTCGGATGCGCCCGGTGACCGCGACCCGTCGGTCGGTGGCCTGCTCCAACCGGTCGGTGACCAGCGCCGCAATCCGCTCCGTCGGGATTGCCAAAAGCGACCCCATGGCGATCAGGCCGAGCACCACAAGCGCGAAAACTGTCCGAATGACCCACCGCATAAAACGCCGCCTCCTCTTTTGCCCGAAGACTAGCCCGATGTGGCCCAGCCGAACAGTCCCTGCCCTCAGCTTGCAGGGGGAAATTCAGGCGAAACTGCTAGGCACATCGGTGTACTATTTCGCGCTTCAAAGTTGGGGTAAGGTGCGACACGCAAACTTCCAGATACGCTCCACATGGCGTATCTGGAAGTGTTTCAGATGATTCTTTTTCGTTTGTCCGAAGTCTGCTGCTTGGACGGTGCCTTGAGGCGGTACGAACAGCCTTTGTCTATTGCTCAAAGTGACTGACGGTGTTGAGGCGTCGCCTGCTCGGCCGTTGGAGGCGGAGGCAC includes:
- a CDS encoding PaaI family thioesterase; the encoded protein is MANRVYAKSMDELLDQEALLSMSGLDFMEGIRDGRLPAPPISQGLNYALDTVEDGRVVFRGAPSFDHTNPMGTVHGGWYGTLLDSCMACAVMTKVPKGSIYTTLEYKINITRSIPVGMEIVADGIVSHAGRSTGVAEGTIRGVQDGKLYATGSTTCIIMKMTDGA
- a CDS encoding aspartate aminotransferase family protein, whose amino-acid sequence is MISPVLPSYSRAPLSFVKGDGAWLVEADGRRFLDFASGIAVMALGHGHPALVNTLKSQAEKLWHTSNLYTVPEQQELAEKLVEHSFADTMFFCNSGTEAGELAVKMARKYWHEKGQPDRTTIITFEGAFHGRSMGMISAAGAEKLTAGFGPLLPGFIHLPFGDHDALREAAARPDVGAIMLEPIQGESGIRPVPDQCLKGLRDLCDEHGLLLIFDEIQCGMGRTGKLFAHEWAGISPDIMMVAKGIGGGFPIGALLATEEAAIGMTPGTHGSTYGGNPLGCAVAATVMDVITEDGFLEDVSRRAGLLRQKAEGLVASHPEVFEEVRGAGFMLGLVCKLPNLDVINAAFEQEMLTVPAGDNVVRLLPSLTLSEAEIAEGIDRLDRAATALKAQTHDAAE
- a CDS encoding GNAT family N-acetyltransferase, whose product is MMLPNSAYRFVKLTRDHYPLIESWLDQPHIGGWWGNSAVEIALMEEDFDRGPTDMRIVELEGRPFAFVQDYPAHHWPAPHFADLPADTRAMDTFLGDPDFLGKGHAQAYIRQRAIELMDQGASTIAIDPDPANTRAIATYTAAGFAPLEERECGDGDRVLVMLFQRQMAETPDIAQPSSG
- the argF gene encoding ornithine carbamoyltransferase — translated: MTHFLDINKTAPSDLRQMIDTARAMKDARAGRPKGMADDAQPLAGHMVALIFEKPSTRTRVSFDVGVRQMGGQTMVLSGTDLQLGHGETIADTAKVLSRYVDLIMIRTFEEDVLLELADHATVPVINGLTNRSHPCQIMADVMTYEEHRGPIKGKKVVWTGDGNNVCASFLHAAGQFGFDMTFTGPETLDPERVFIEEARAKGVNVEIIRDPARAVEGADLVVTDTWVSMHDSQSTKERRHNQLRGYQVNEELMRHAQDDALFMHCLPAHREEEATSAVMDGPHSVIFDEAENRLHAQKAVLRWCLGV
- a CDS encoding DMT family transporter, with amino-acid sequence MSRRPPPSSNIAQNPALAVLFILAATVFIAATTLLAKALGTDALGPALHPLQVSHGRFLFAWIAIVATVAALRPRLTWPDWSNHIARTVCGWGGVTLMFAAAALIPLSDATAISFLNPVFGMILAIPLLGERVGPWRWLAAAIAFAGALLLIRPGAEAIQLGAVLALGAAMLMGLELIFIKRLAGRERPLQVLFVNNSLGLVIASLAVIAVWHPPTPAQWAGLAGLGVAMACAQFCFVNGMARADASFVTPFTYMTLVLAALYDLVIFDVMPDAISIGGAAIIVTGAALLAWREAVHRR
- a CDS encoding DUF2235 domain-containing protein, which produces MKRIAVFCDGTWNRSDSQTPTNVVRLAAAMAPLGPDGVVQVPIYIQGVGTGQGVTRLSRWADKVLGGAFGWGLMANIIEAYRHLVFLYEPGDEIFIFGFSRGAYTARSLAGFIRCTGIVDRDRLHKIPEAVERYRRKGDPTTHPSTPESFDFRSNASLRVVTSAAETAHRRDAGMPEAPLLRLAYLGVWDTVGALGVPKHLALAPVLNRDKFRFHDADLTRLVRMARHAIALDERRPSFCPTRWDNLERLNGGPMTDDAPYQERFFAGDHGSVGGGGDILDLSSITLRWIAEGAAEAGLALDPKALAAIARKENPMGPLHNHSERRQSLVERIMRMRLEDREGPERMEELHPAVYQRWSKEAKATGFKPYRPGSLKRVETQLAAFHAAQSATEDSTRFA
- a CDS encoding serine hydrolase domain-containing protein, with product MTSATLADDLQSLADGLAADALIPGAVVGLVEADRLDWAVAGVRITGRDDLIERDDLWHLGSLTKSMTATVAARLVERGVIAWDDTAGVVLGRPDAPGAGATLEVLLTHRAGIAANPGMWRMINLPRDWSAESHHTDRQALADDVVSWPLAGNPGDFLYSNMGYMLAGQMLAVSAETSWEALIAAELFQPLGLNSPGFGPPGYLTSENQPWGHRAGLWGRLRAADPVTGPDNPPVFGPAGTVHMNAEDMLTYLRAHLMRDGRYLSAESWHVLQTPPDGTDYAMGWSRMTSGRLAHDGSNTFWLAVMGLDFEAGRAVFVAVNSGALDEIGPLLAEAGEAAFALP
- a CDS encoding ABC transporter permease, with translation MMDSPPKAMQTGMGVRRFGRVNWLGLYTLAMREVMRFVVVWTQTLLAPLVTAGLFILIFSLAIGGQRGDVMGVSFLHFIAPGILMMTVIQNAFANTSSSIVIGKVQGNIVDTLMPPLSPLELVVGYIIGGVVRGVLVALAVTLVMFPIIGLSVAHPLWAFTFVVLGGIFLGGVGIVAGIIAQKFDQIAAITNFIVVPLSFLSGTFYSIEALPGWLNTLTHWNPVFYLIDGVRYGVLGTSDSSPWLGLAVASGASLAVIALGWRWFKTGYRLKS